One genomic region from Stutzerimonas decontaminans encodes:
- a CDS encoding NAD(P)H-dependent oxidoreductase, whose product MNVLLVYAHPEPRSLNGALKEFAVQRLQAAGHQVQVSDLYAMGWKAAIDAGDSLDRDPEARFDASADSRRAFASGRQSPDIAAEQDKLRWADALILQFPLWWFSMPAILKGWVDRVYAYGFAYGVGEHSDARWGDRYGEGSMVGKRAMLIVTTGGWDSHYSPRGINGPIEDLLFPIHHGILHYPGFDVLPPFLVHRTSRIDPARFDTLRNELGKRLDDFWRTEPIAYRKQNGGDYDIPALTLRADVAPGQVGFAAHVEQP is encoded by the coding sequence ATGAATGTTCTACTTGTTTATGCCCATCCTGAACCGCGCTCGTTGAATGGCGCGCTGAAGGAATTCGCCGTCCAACGTCTGCAGGCGGCTGGCCATCAGGTCCAGGTTTCCGACCTGTATGCCATGGGTTGGAAGGCCGCGATCGATGCCGGCGACAGCCTGGATCGCGATCCCGAAGCGCGTTTCGATGCGTCCGCGGATTCCCGACGCGCGTTCGCCAGTGGTCGGCAGAGTCCCGATATCGCGGCCGAGCAGGACAAGCTGCGCTGGGCAGATGCGCTGATCCTGCAATTCCCGCTCTGGTGGTTCTCGATGCCGGCGATCCTCAAGGGCTGGGTCGACCGGGTATATGCCTACGGTTTCGCTTATGGCGTCGGTGAGCACTCGGATGCGCGCTGGGGTGATCGCTACGGCGAGGGTTCGATGGTGGGCAAACGGGCGATGCTGATCGTGACGACCGGCGGCTGGGATTCACACTACAGCCCGCGGGGGATCAACGGGCCCATCGAAGACCTGCTGTTCCCCATTCATCACGGCATCCTGCATTATCCGGGCTTCGATGTGCTGCCACCGTTCCTGGTGCACCGCACCAGCCGTATCGATCCGGCCCGATTCGACACGCTCCGCAACGAGCTGGGCAAGCGTCTGGACGACTTCTGGCGCACGGAGCCCATCGCCTATCGCAAACAGAACGGCGGCGACTACGACATCCCGGCGTTAACGCTCAGGGCTGACGTAGCGCCGGGGCAGGTCGGCTTTGCCGCGCATGTCGAACAGCCGTAA
- a CDS encoding CAP domain-containing protein has protein sequence MRVLSSILLIATWFVAGVAAAEEARLVDAINAYRGEVQRCGNKASEELPPLTADSRLNLPVGAVGDLQDALSRVGYPMVTVQAITLSGPRDSQAAMQALRESFCRVILDPQFADIGVSRDGRDWRIVVARPLLDGRLGDWQAEGQKLLEQINAARASARRCGKQDFAAAGPLSWNETLGSTAEAHSRAMANGNFFSHLSEDGRTPGDRAELAGYTGRQVGENIAAALPTARKVLDGWLASPGHCANLMNPQFSELGAAYAVDPQSDAAIYWTAMFGAP, from the coding sequence ATGCGTGTTCTGTCATCCATCCTGCTGATCGCAACGTGGTTCGTTGCCGGTGTCGCAGCCGCCGAGGAGGCTCGTCTGGTCGATGCGATCAACGCTTACCGTGGCGAAGTACAGCGCTGCGGCAACAAGGCGAGTGAAGAGCTGCCACCGCTGACGGCCGATTCGCGGCTGAACCTGCCGGTCGGCGCCGTCGGTGACCTGCAGGATGCCTTGTCCCGTGTTGGCTATCCGATGGTCACGGTGCAGGCAATCACCTTGTCCGGCCCGCGAGATTCCCAGGCTGCGATGCAGGCGCTGCGCGAAAGCTTCTGCCGGGTGATCCTCGATCCGCAGTTCGCCGACATCGGTGTGAGCCGCGACGGCCGTGACTGGCGCATCGTGGTGGCGCGGCCGTTGCTCGATGGTCGGCTGGGTGACTGGCAGGCCGAAGGGCAGAAACTGCTGGAGCAGATCAACGCGGCCCGTGCCTCCGCCCGCCGTTGCGGTAAGCAGGACTTCGCCGCAGCCGGGCCGCTCAGCTGGAACGAGACGCTGGGCAGCACCGCCGAAGCCCACAGCCGGGCCATGGCCAATGGCAACTTCTTCAGTCATCTGAGCGAAGACGGCCGCACTCCCGGCGACCGCGCCGAGCTGGCCGGTTACACCGGCAGGCAGGTTGGCGAAAACATTGCTGCGGCGCTGCCGACTGCCCGCAAGGTGCTGGACGGCTGGCTGGCCAGCCCCGGGCATTGCGCGAACCTGATGAATCCGCAGTTCAGCGAGCTTGGCGCGGCCTACGCGGTCGATCCGCAGAGCGACGCGGCCATCTACTGGACGGCGATGTTCGGCGCGCCTTGA
- a CDS encoding MerR family transcriptional regulator has translation MPLTIGKLSKATAVNVETIRYYERIGLLAAPSRTESGYRTFSEQDAARLRFIKRGRELGFSLDEIRTMVELADQPEHACTDVDRLVQTHLVEVRQRIADLQRLEAELQRLAGCSESSVRECRIIETLTGVRRP, from the coding sequence ATGCCACTCACCATCGGCAAACTCAGCAAGGCCACGGCAGTGAACGTGGAGACCATCCGCTATTACGAGCGTATCGGGCTGCTGGCGGCACCGTCGCGCACCGAATCCGGCTATCGCACGTTCAGCGAGCAGGACGCCGCGCGGCTGCGTTTCATCAAGCGTGGGCGGGAGCTGGGGTTTTCCCTCGACGAGATCCGCACCATGGTCGAGCTGGCCGACCAGCCGGAGCATGCCTGCACCGATGTCGATCGCCTGGTGCAGACGCATCTGGTCGAAGTGCGCCAGCGTATCGCCGACCTGCAGCGGCTCGAAGCGGAGCTGCAGCGCCTGGCGGGCTGCAGCGAATCGTCGGTCCGCGAGTGCCGCATCATCGAAACCCTGACCGGGGTGCGTCGGCCCTAG
- a CDS encoding cation transporter has product MAGNCCSGGCATTAARGRYRRILWIALLINLAMFGVEIGAGVRSGSVSLLADSLDFFGDAANYGVSLFVLGLGVVMRARASLAKALTMGLFGIFILVVAIGNFVEGSVPHASTMGVVGVIALLANIAVAAMLYAYREGDSNMRSVWLCSRNDALGNVAVMLAALGVFGTGAGWPDLIVATIMALLSISAAVQITRHALQELRSERVAVSDVERRA; this is encoded by the coding sequence ATGGCGGGAAATTGTTGCAGCGGCGGCTGCGCCACCACGGCGGCACGCGGACGCTATCGGCGCATTCTTTGGATTGCGCTGCTGATCAATCTGGCGATGTTCGGTGTCGAGATCGGCGCGGGTGTGCGCTCGGGGTCGGTATCGCTGCTTGCCGACTCGCTGGATTTCTTCGGCGATGCGGCCAACTACGGCGTCAGCCTGTTCGTGCTGGGCCTGGGCGTGGTGATGCGGGCGCGGGCGTCGCTGGCCAAGGCGCTGACGATGGGCCTGTTCGGCATATTCATTCTGGTGGTCGCCATCGGCAATTTCGTCGAAGGCAGCGTTCCACATGCCTCGACCATGGGAGTCGTCGGTGTGATCGCGCTGCTGGCCAATATCGCGGTGGCCGCCATGCTCTATGCCTACCGCGAAGGCGACAGCAACATGCGCAGCGTCTGGCTATGCAGCCGCAACGATGCGCTCGGCAACGTCGCCGTCATGCTGGCAGCGCTCGGCGTGTTCGGCACCGGCGCTGGATGGCCCGACCTGATCGTGGCGACGATCATGGCGTTGCTCTCCATCAGCGCGGCGGTGCAGATCACCCGCCATGCCTTGCAAGAGCTGCGATCCGAACGGGTGGCGGTCAGCGATGTGGAGCGACGCGCGTGA
- a CDS encoding zinc ribbon domain-containing protein, with amino-acid sequence MPTYDYRCEANGQVYEVRHAMALRPKTWGELRAAGALAEDSNIPDDAPVTKLMTAAGVVNSRVLKNPEAPACARGGCAGNCR; translated from the coding sequence ATGCCGACCTACGACTACCGTTGCGAAGCCAACGGTCAGGTTTATGAAGTTCGCCATGCCATGGCGCTACGGCCGAAAACCTGGGGCGAACTGCGCGCAGCCGGCGCGCTGGCCGAAGATTCGAACATTCCGGACGACGCGCCGGTGACCAAACTGATGACGGCTGCCGGGGTGGTCAACAGCCGCGTATTGAAGAATCCGGAAGCGCCGGCCTGTGCCCGCGGCGGCTGTGCCGGCAACTGCCGCTGA
- a CDS encoding methyl-accepting chemotaxis protein translates to MFNSRLKKDLEAKDAELAILRQLMGKMNGDMLSVTLDADFKICAFNDRFASTLGYSHGHLQGRPLAEIVPPYVKNLPCFHNFRAAVAKLEPVSDDYRYLRADGSLAWLKIHWYPIATADGKLSHIQGFGSDISEAVYRAKENEAFITALLRSTAVIQFNLDGTVVTANEQFLQTMGYSLGELKGKHHSLFCAPEDAASADYKAFWQKLNRGEYVADRFKRVDRHGREVWLEATYNPVHDTEGNLYKVVKFANVVTDQVMREAEVRQAAGVAYDISLQTDVSAERGASVVKDTLVTMQKITDQVQSATDGIEALGKQSLLISSIVQTIGGIAAQTNLLALNAAIEAARAGEQGRGFAVVADEVRQLAARTSTATDEIVNVVQQNQALADEAVRNMFASREQAEQGLGLANQAGAVIVEIQDAAKQVVSAVERFAKEL, encoded by the coding sequence ATGTTTAACAGCCGCTTGAAAAAGGATTTGGAAGCCAAGGATGCCGAGCTGGCAATCCTGCGCCAGCTCATGGGCAAGATGAACGGTGACATGCTGTCGGTCACGCTGGATGCCGACTTCAAGATCTGTGCGTTCAATGATCGGTTCGCCAGTACCTTGGGTTACTCACACGGGCATCTCCAAGGCCGCCCCTTGGCCGAGATCGTTCCGCCTTATGTGAAGAACCTGCCCTGCTTTCACAACTTTCGCGCCGCGGTGGCCAAGCTCGAGCCGGTCAGCGACGACTATCGGTACCTGCGCGCCGACGGCAGCCTCGCCTGGTTGAAGATCCATTGGTATCCGATCGCAACGGCCGACGGGAAGCTTTCGCATATTCAGGGGTTCGGCAGCGACATCAGCGAGGCCGTGTACCGGGCGAAGGAGAACGAGGCATTCATCACCGCCCTGCTGCGCTCGACCGCGGTCATCCAGTTCAATCTGGACGGAACGGTGGTCACCGCCAACGAGCAGTTTCTCCAGACCATGGGCTATTCGCTCGGGGAGCTGAAGGGCAAACATCACAGCCTGTTCTGCGCGCCGGAAGATGCCGCTTCGGCGGATTACAAGGCGTTCTGGCAGAAGCTCAACCGCGGCGAGTACGTCGCCGACCGCTTCAAGCGTGTCGACCGCCATGGCCGCGAGGTTTGGCTGGAAGCGACTTACAACCCGGTGCACGACACCGAAGGCAACCTCTACAAGGTGGTCAAGTTCGCCAACGTGGTGACCGATCAGGTCATGCGGGAGGCTGAAGTGCGGCAAGCCGCGGGCGTTGCCTACGACATTTCGCTGCAGACCGACGTCAGTGCCGAGCGCGGCGCCAGCGTGGTGAAGGACACCCTGGTGACGATGCAGAAGATCACCGACCAGGTGCAGTCCGCCACCGATGGCATCGAGGCGCTCGGCAAGCAGTCGCTGCTGATCAGCTCCATCGTCCAGACCATTGGCGGCATCGCCGCGCAGACCAACCTGCTGGCCTTGAACGCGGCCATCGAGGCCGCCAGGGCTGGCGAGCAGGGCCGCGGTTTCGCGGTAGTTGCCGACGAGGTCCGGCAACTGGCCGCGCGCACGAGCACCGCTACCGACGAGATCGTCAATGTGGTGCAACAGAACCAGGCGCTGGCCGACGAGGCCGTGCGCAACATGTTCGCCAGCCGCGAACAGGCGGAGCAGGGCCTGGGGCTGGCCAACCAGGCCGGTGCGGTGATCGTCGAGATTCAGGACGCCGCCAAGCAGGTGGTCAGCGCCGTCGAGCGGTTCGCCAAGGAGCTCTGA
- a CDS encoding DUF2141 domain-containing protein, whose amino-acid sequence MKALPILGVALALLVPSAYAEELHVTLNGVQHDNGKVAVAVYSSPKTFRKDNQAFAAQKADAEQGAVTLVFKDVPPGRYAVLAYHDENDNGEMDRRFGMIPTEGYGLSNNPKVMGPPSFEDSAFEVSAGEPTRVTLEMRY is encoded by the coding sequence ATGAAAGCACTTCCGATCCTGGGCGTTGCCCTCGCCCTCTTGGTCCCCTCGGCCTACGCCGAGGAACTGCATGTCACACTCAACGGCGTTCAGCACGACAACGGCAAGGTAGCCGTGGCGGTTTATTCCAGCCCGAAGACCTTCCGCAAGGACAACCAGGCGTTCGCCGCGCAGAAGGCCGACGCCGAGCAAGGCGCCGTGACCCTGGTGTTCAAGGACGTACCGCCCGGGCGCTACGCGGTGCTGGCCTACCATGACGAGAACGACAACGGCGAGATGGACCGCCGCTTCGGCATGATCCCAACGGAAGGCTATGGGCTGTCGAACAATCCCAAGGTGATGGGCCCGCCGTCCTTCGAGGACAGCGCATTCGAGGTCAGCGCAGGCGAACCCACCCGGGTCACGCTGGAGATGCGCTACTAA
- a CDS encoding isoleucyl-tRNA synthetase, with translation MTDIPTPEQLPAVLAGPLLRRLEPGLVTFWLVGSRPLELSLILESPAVGLQLHVSLDELSCQRLPIGKHAVLHLIEFVPDAPLPTDCLIEYDLRIQDGAAERGIADWAPHLLYGGATRPSFVIKPRLDRVLHGSCRKPHHAAADGLLCVDELLADAQDKPAERPAVLLMTGDQVYADDVAGPMLVAIHALVRRLGLYGEQLEGAVVNNSDELMTHPASYYRREQLLPAFKSNDALRERFFGGVEKPVFTTANGQNHLISLGEVMAMYVLVWSPTPWSLIAPQMPALEPAEAERYRSEEACLQGFIAGLPKVARALAHVPSLMIFDDHDITDDWNLSARWEETAYGHPLSRRIIGNALIAYLLCQAWGNDPTRFAELLPPLHELLATASDGWLDCAAQDQLIDTLFRLGGWGYELPTDPPLVVLDTRTRRWRTERNLSRPSGLMDWEALSEFQQNILDKPSVLIVSPAPMFGVKLIEAVQRVFSWAGQPLLVDAENWMAHRGAAHVMMNIFRHTRTPGNYVVLSGDVHYSFVYEVHIRGRDTAPQLWQITSSGVKNEFPRRLLDWFDRLNRWFYAPWSPLNWLTKRRRLEVVPRVPDRSNAGERLWNGSGIGLLVLDEQGRPREIYQLNADGTAPVAFLTERARNRGQA, from the coding sequence TTGACCGATATCCCTACCCCCGAGCAACTGCCCGCCGTACTGGCGGGCCCGCTATTGCGGCGTCTCGAGCCTGGCCTTGTGACGTTCTGGCTGGTCGGCTCACGGCCGCTCGAGCTGTCGCTGATTCTCGAAAGCCCTGCGGTCGGACTGCAGCTACATGTGTCGCTCGATGAGCTGAGCTGCCAGCGCCTGCCGATCGGCAAGCACGCGGTATTGCATCTAATCGAGTTCGTGCCTGACGCACCGCTGCCAACCGATTGCCTGATCGAATACGACCTGCGCATCCAGGACGGTGCGGCAGAGCGGGGCATCGCCGACTGGGCGCCGCATCTGCTTTACGGCGGCGCAACGCGGCCGAGCTTCGTCATCAAGCCGCGCCTTGATCGCGTACTCCATGGTTCCTGCCGCAAGCCGCACCACGCAGCGGCTGACGGGCTGTTGTGTGTCGACGAACTGTTGGCTGACGCGCAGGACAAGCCGGCCGAACGCCCGGCCGTGCTGCTGATGACTGGCGATCAGGTCTATGCCGACGATGTCGCCGGGCCGATGCTGGTGGCGATCCATGCATTGGTACGCCGGCTCGGGCTTTATGGCGAACAGCTCGAAGGCGCGGTGGTGAACAATAGCGATGAGCTGATGACCCATCCGGCCAGCTATTACCGTCGCGAGCAGCTGTTGCCCGCATTCAAGTCCAACGACGCGTTGCGCGAGCGCTTCTTCGGTGGCGTGGAAAAGCCGGTGTTCACCACCGCCAACGGGCAGAACCATCTGATCAGCCTGGGCGAGGTCATGGCGATGTACGTGCTCGTCTGGTCGCCGACGCCCTGGTCGCTGATCGCCCCGCAGATGCCCGCGCTGGAGCCAGCCGAGGCCGAGCGTTACCGCAGTGAAGAAGCGTGCCTGCAAGGGTTCATCGCGGGACTGCCGAAGGTGGCCCGCGCCTTGGCTCATGTGCCGTCGCTGATGATCTTTGACGACCACGACATCACCGACGACTGGAACCTCTCTGCGCGCTGGGAGGAAACCGCCTACGGCCATCCGCTGTCACGGCGCATCATTGGCAATGCGCTGATCGCCTATCTGCTGTGCCAGGCCTGGGGCAACGATCCGACGCGTTTCGCCGAGTTACTGCCGCCGCTCCATGAGCTGCTGGCGACGGCCAGCGACGGCTGGCTGGATTGCGCGGCGCAGGATCAGCTGATCGATACGCTGTTCAGGCTCGGCGGTTGGGGCTACGAGCTGCCTACCGATCCGCCGCTGGTGGTGCTGGACACACGCACCCGGCGCTGGCGCACCGAGCGCAACCTCAGTCGACCGTCCGGCCTGATGGACTGGGAGGCGCTGAGCGAATTCCAGCAGAACATTCTCGACAAACCGTCGGTGCTGATCGTCTCGCCGGCACCGATGTTCGGCGTCAAGCTGATCGAGGCGGTACAACGGGTGTTCAGCTGGGCTGGCCAGCCGCTGCTGGTGGATGCGGAGAACTGGATGGCCCATCGCGGCGCCGCCCACGTGATGATGAATATCTTTCGCCATACGCGAACGCCGGGTAACTACGTGGTGCTGTCCGGCGACGTGCATTACTCCTTTGTCTACGAGGTGCACATTCGCGGGCGCGATACGGCGCCCCAGCTATGGCAGATCACCAGCAGCGGCGTGAAGAACGAGTTTCCGCGGCGCCTGCTGGACTGGTTCGACCGCCTCAATCGCTGGTTCTACGCGCCCTGGTCGCCACTGAACTGGCTGACCAAGCGCCGTCGGCTGGAAGTCGTGCCGCGCGTGCCGGACCGCAGTAACGCCGGCGAACGGCTATGGAACGGCTCGGGTATCGGCCTGCTGGTGCTCGACGAGCAGGGCAGGCCGCGTGAGATCTATCAGTTGAATGCCGATGGCACGGCGCCGGTGGCGTTTCTCACCGAGCGCGCTCGCAATCGCGGCCAAGCCTAG
- a CDS encoding LysR family transcriptional regulator, translated as MNNLRRLDLNLLVTLDVLLAEHNVTRAAERLNFSQPSVSVHLAKLRDMFDDPLLIPGPRGMRPTARAEELREPLRLALEALEQAVAPASPFDPGAAQNVWRIAASDYGESAIVLPALAGLRSAAPGTRIAVVEMQPSRIARQAEQGDIDLALHTVDGSPSNLRRRVLFTERYVLAGRAGHPRLRRRPTLKQFCMLDQVIVSPDGGGFHGATDDALAAHDLQRRVVLSVPHFLFLRSVLESTNLVAMLPERLVQGVALQVVEAPLEIPGYEMAMLWHERAHRDPAHQWLREQIVNAI; from the coding sequence ATGAATAATCTCAGACGCCTCGATCTGAATCTGCTGGTGACCCTGGACGTGTTGCTCGCCGAGCACAATGTCACCCGCGCCGCAGAGCGCCTGAATTTTTCCCAGCCCTCGGTGAGCGTGCACCTGGCCAAGCTGCGGGACATGTTCGACGACCCTCTGCTGATACCTGGCCCACGAGGCATGCGCCCGACTGCACGCGCAGAAGAACTGCGCGAGCCCTTGCGCCTGGCGCTGGAGGCGCTGGAGCAAGCCGTCGCGCCAGCCAGCCCGTTCGACCCTGGCGCCGCACAGAACGTCTGGCGCATCGCAGCCAGCGACTATGGCGAGTCCGCCATCGTGCTACCCGCTCTGGCCGGCCTGCGGTCCGCCGCACCGGGCACACGCATCGCAGTGGTCGAGATGCAGCCTTCGCGCATCGCCCGCCAGGCGGAACAGGGTGATATCGACCTCGCCTTGCACACCGTCGACGGATCGCCATCCAACCTGCGCCGCCGCGTGCTGTTCACCGAACGTTACGTGTTGGCCGGCCGTGCCGGGCATCCGCGCCTGCGGCGGCGGCCGACGCTCAAGCAGTTCTGCATGCTGGATCAGGTGATCGTCTCGCCGGACGGCGGCGGGTTTCACGGTGCCACCGATGACGCGCTGGCCGCGCATGACCTGCAGCGGCGCGTGGTGCTGTCGGTGCCGCACTTCCTGTTCCTGCGCTCGGTGCTGGAAAGCACCAACCTGGTGGCCATGCTGCCCGAACGGCTGGTTCAGGGTGTCGCACTGCAGGTCGTCGAAGCGCCGCTGGAAATTCCCGGCTACGAAATGGCCATGCTCTGGCATGAACGCGCCCATCGCGACCCTGCCCATCAATGGCTGCGCGAGCAGATCGTCAACGCGATCTAG
- a CDS encoding winged helix-turn-helix transcriptional regulator, with protein sequence MQPGSDEEQWREDCAPRRVLELFSTKWTSMILHTLHARHGGTARSGALHRSLPGISKKMLIQTLRELEQSGLIERRTLDSVPPAVSYALSPLGQLMVEPIELIYDWARQHSAALDQLQPRSTSRRRG encoded by the coding sequence ATGCAACCGGGCTCTGACGAAGAACAATGGCGCGAAGACTGCGCGCCGAGACGCGTGCTCGAACTCTTCTCCACCAAGTGGACCAGCATGATTCTGCACACGCTGCATGCCCGGCATGGAGGCACAGCCCGTAGCGGCGCGTTGCATCGCAGCCTGCCTGGCATCTCCAAGAAAATGCTGATCCAGACGCTTCGCGAACTGGAGCAAAGCGGCCTGATCGAACGCCGCACTCTCGATTCGGTTCCGCCGGCGGTGAGCTATGCGCTTTCGCCGCTGGGGCAACTGATGGTCGAGCCCATCGAACTGATCTATGACTGGGCAAGGCAGCACTCCGCCGCGCTGGATCAGTTGCAGCCACGAAGCACGTCGCGCAGGCGGGGCTAG
- a CDS encoding RNA methyltransferase, whose protein sequence is MSNKRYACIGLSNPKSPSNVGAIMRAAGCYGAASVFYTGTRYDRAKDFVTDTKKVHQDIPLINIDDLRKILPLGCVPVAVELVEGARSLPEYTHPDRALYIFGAEDGSLSKEIRDWCEDVVYIPTNGCMNLAATVNVVLYDRLAKGNNTRSGPQF, encoded by the coding sequence GTGAGCAACAAACGCTATGCCTGCATTGGCCTGAGCAACCCGAAATCGCCGTCCAACGTGGGGGCGATCATGCGTGCCGCAGGCTGCTATGGCGCCGCTTCGGTGTTCTACACCGGCACCCGCTACGACCGCGCCAAGGACTTCGTCACCGATACCAAGAAGGTCCACCAGGACATTCCGCTGATCAACATCGACGACCTGCGCAAGATCCTCCCGCTCGGCTGCGTGCCGGTTGCCGTGGAGCTGGTCGAAGGTGCCCGCTCGCTGCCGGAGTACACCCACCCGGACCGTGCGCTGTACATCTTCGGTGCAGAGGACGGCTCGCTGAGCAAGGAAATCCGCGACTGGTGCGAGGATGTGGTGTACATCCCCACCAATGGCTGCATGAACCTCGCCGCGACGGTGAACGTGGTGCTCTACGACCGCCTGGCCAAGGGCAACAACACCCGCTCAGGGCCGCAGTTCTGA